Proteins from a single region of Paenibacillus sp. BIHB 4019:
- the rplP gene encoding 50S ribosomal protein L16: MLVPKRVKHRKQQRGHMKGRAKGGTEVSFGEYGLQALEPSWITNRQIESARIAMTRYIKRGGKVWIKIFPAKPITQKPLEVRMGSGKGNVEKWVAVVKPGKIMFELAGVPEEVAREAMRLASHKLPVKTKFVKREEVGGEANEG; encoded by the coding sequence ATGTTGGTACCTAAACGTGTCAAACACCGCAAGCAACAACGCGGACATATGAAAGGTCGCGCTAAAGGCGGTACTGAAGTTTCTTTCGGAGAATACGGTCTTCAAGCGCTTGAGCCGTCATGGATTACGAACCGTCAAATCGAATCGGCTCGTATTGCTATGACTCGTTACATCAAACGTGGTGGTAAAGTATGGATTAAGATTTTCCCTGCTAAGCCAATCACTCAAAAGCCTCTCGAGGTTCGTATGGGTAGCGGTAAAGGTAACGTTGAGAAATGGGTTGCTGTAGTTAAGCCAGGCAAAATTATGTTTGAGCTTGCTGGAGTACCTGAAGAGGTTGCTCGCGAAGCAATGCGTCTTGCGTCACACAAACTGCCTGTTAAAACGAAGTTCGTGAAACGCGAAGAAGTAGGTGGTGAAGCAAATGAAGGCTAG
- the rpmC gene encoding 50S ribosomal protein L29, whose product MKASEFRNLTSAEIEQKVNGFKEELFNLRFQLATGQLDNPTRIRDVRREIARAKTILRERELGISS is encoded by the coding sequence ATGAAGGCTAGTGAATTTCGTAACCTAACCTCTGCTGAGATCGAACAAAAGGTAAATGGTTTTAAAGAGGAGCTATTCAACCTTCGTTTCCAATTGGCTACTGGCCAACTGGATAATCCGACACGGATTCGTGACGTACGGAGAGAAATTGCTCGTGCTAAAACCATCTTGCGTGAAAGAGAACTCGGAATCAGCAGCTAA
- the rpsQ gene encoding 30S ribosomal protein S17: protein MSERNARKVLVGKVVSDKMDKTVVVAIETYKKHNLYHKRIKSTKKFKAHDENNEAKIGDVVKIMETRPLSKDKRFRLVEIVEVAIVL from the coding sequence ATGAGCGAACGTAATGCCCGCAAAGTGTTAGTCGGTAAAGTGGTGAGTGACAAAATGGATAAAACAGTTGTTGTTGCTATTGAAACATATAAAAAACACAACCTGTACCATAAACGCATTAAATCCACGAAAAAGTTCAAAGCCCATGATGAGAACAACGAAGCTAAAATCGGCGATGTTGTAAAAATTATGGAAACTCGTCCGCTTTCGAAAGACAAACGCTTCAGACTCGTGGAGATTGTTGAAGTAGCGATTGTCCTTTAA
- the rplN gene encoding 50S ribosomal protein L14 — protein MIQPFSRLRVADNSGAKELMCIRVLGGTGRRVAAIGDLIVCSVKQATPGGVVKKGDVVKAVIVRTKRTVRRKDGSYIAFDENAAVIVKEDKSPRGTRIFGPVARELRDKDFMKIVSLAPEVI, from the coding sequence ATGATTCAACCATTTTCCCGTTTGCGTGTCGCTGATAACTCAGGTGCAAAAGAACTGATGTGTATCCGTGTACTTGGTGGAACTGGTCGTCGCGTAGCGGCTATCGGTGATTTGATCGTTTGTTCCGTTAAACAAGCAACACCAGGCGGCGTTGTCAAAAAAGGTGATGTTGTTAAAGCAGTTATCGTTCGTACAAAGCGTACGGTTCGTCGTAAAGACGGTTCCTACATCGCGTTTGACGAAAATGCAGCTGTAATCGTTAAGGAAGACAAGAGCCCACGTGGTACTCGTATTTTTGGACCAGTTGCCCGTGAGCTTCGCGATAAAGATTTCATGAAAATCGTATCGCTTGCACCAGAAGTTATCTAA
- the rplX gene encoding 50S ribosomal protein L24: protein MPRLKKILESHNNKLHVKKDDTVIVISGKDKGKKGRVIAAYPRENRVLVEGVNMVKKHTRPSQANPQGGIIEQEAPIHVSNVMHIDPKSGKVTRIGYKVLDNGKKVRIAKRSGEVID, encoded by the coding sequence ATGCCAAGATTGAAAAAAATTCTTGAATCGCATAACAATAAATTGCACGTTAAAAAAGATGATACGGTCATCGTCATTTCCGGTAAGGATAAAGGCAAAAAAGGCCGTGTAATCGCTGCATATCCGCGTGAAAACCGCGTACTTGTAGAAGGCGTCAATATGGTTAAAAAGCATACTCGTCCATCGCAGGCTAACCCGCAGGGCGGTATCATCGAGCAAGAAGCGCCGATTCACGTATCGAACGTGATGCACATTGATCCGAAGAGCGGTAAAGTAACTCGCATTGGATACAAAGTGCTTGATAACGGCAAAAAAGTTCGGATCGCAAAACGTTCCGGCGAAGTAATCGACTAA
- the rplE gene encoding 50S ribosomal protein L5, producing MAARMKDRFLNEITPALMQKFNYTTVMQVPKIEKVVINMGVGEAVANSKVLDVAVDELRQIAGQKPVVTRAKKSIAGFKLRENMPIGVKVTLRGERMYYFLDKLFNISLPRVRDFRGVSSKAFDGRGNYTLGLKEQLIFPEIEYDKVDKVRGMDIVIVTTAKTDEESRELLTQLGMPFAK from the coding sequence ATGGCTGCAAGAATGAAGGATCGTTTTCTTAACGAGATCACTCCTGCTCTGATGCAGAAGTTTAACTATACAACAGTTATGCAAGTGCCTAAAATCGAGAAAGTCGTCATCAATATGGGTGTCGGCGAAGCGGTTGCTAACTCGAAAGTACTTGATGTTGCTGTTGATGAGCTTCGTCAAATCGCCGGTCAAAAACCGGTTGTAACACGCGCGAAGAAGTCCATTGCCGGCTTCAAACTTCGTGAGAACATGCCAATCGGGGTTAAAGTAACACTGCGCGGCGAGCGTATGTATTATTTCCTGGATAAGCTGTTCAACATCTCCCTCCCACGTGTACGTGACTTCCGTGGCGTATCATCGAAAGCATTCGATGGTCGCGGTAACTACACACTGGGTTTGAAAGAGCAATTGATCTTCCCGGAGATTGAATACGATAAAGTTGATAAAGTTCGTGGTATGGATATCGTCATCGTGACGACGGCAAAAACGGACGAAGAATCTCGCGAATTGCTCACCCAATTGGGTATGCCGTTTGCGAAGTAA
- a CDS encoding type Z 30S ribosomal protein S14 produces MAKTSMKVKQQRTPKFKVRAYTRCERCGRPHSVLQKFKICRICFRELAYKGQIPGVKKASW; encoded by the coding sequence GTGGCAAAAACTTCGATGAAAGTGAAGCAACAACGTACACCGAAATTTAAAGTGCGTGCTTACACGCGCTGTGAACGTTGTGGCCGTCCGCACTCTGTTTTGCAAAAGTTTAAAATTTGCCGGATTTGTTTCCGTGAGTTAGCATACAAAGGCCAGATCCCTGGCGTTAAGAAAGCAAGCTGGTAA